The following coding sequences are from one Nitrospinota bacterium window:
- a CDS encoding isoprenylcysteine carboxylmethyltransferase family protein, with product MRVIPPIVGVLYLGAAWGLEYLLPNIRIISLSYHRIGLVLIGAGMVLAVWSVLLFKRARTPIDTFDTPTALVVDGPFRFSRSPMYVSLTVVLSGIAVYLGTLPWFLAPIAFALTMNASHIPREERNLERQFGQAYLDYKNRVRRWL from the coding sequence TTGCGGGTCATTCCACCGATAGTTGGTGTACTCTACCTGGGCGCAGCCTGGGGATTGGAATATCTCCTTCCAAACATCCGTATCATTAGTTTGTCTTATCACCGGATTGGCCTGGTCCTCATCGGGGCAGGTATGGTGCTTGCGGTCTGGTCTGTCCTCTTATTTAAGAGGGCGCGCACGCCGATCGATACGTTCGACACACCGACGGCCCTCGTAGTGGACGGTCCCTTTCGGTTCAGCCGAAGCCCGATGTATGTAAGCCTCACCGTCGTTCTCTCGGGGATCGCCGTCTACCTGGGGACCCTCCCGTGGTTTCTCGCACCTATTGCGTTTGCACTCACGATGAATGCTTCGCACATCCCCCGCGAGGAGAGAAACCTGGAGCGACAGTTCGGCCAGGCGTACCTGGACTACAAAAATCGCGTCAGGCGGTGGTTGTAG